In one Podarcis muralis chromosome 7, rPodMur119.hap1.1, whole genome shotgun sequence genomic region, the following are encoded:
- the LOC144328610 gene encoding phospholipase A2 inhibitor and Ly6/PLAUR domain-containing protein-like — protein sequence MKMQCCNTDLCNNETLSLPDRNMLAENGLQCPSCFSKGGEKCKSEKTVNCLENETQCVDFRGALHKDAFLITFFTFKGCSTTNLCTIRKNGRFLIATGRFVLTVIEESCYNASRISHQPEQEG from the exons ATGAAGATGCAATGCTGCAACACTGACCTGTGTAACAATGAAACTCTCAGCC TTCCTGATCGCAACATGCTGGCTGAAAATGGTCTGCAGTGCCCATCCTGCTTCTCcaaaggaggggaaaagtgtaaAAGTGAGAAGACCGTCAACTGCCTTGAGAATGAGACCCAATGTGTTGATTTTAGAGGAGCTCTTCATAAAG atGCCTTCCTTATCACCTTTTTCACTTTCAAAGGTTGTTCAACAACAAATCTTTGTACCATCCGCAAAAATGGAAGATTTCTTATTGCAACTGGGAGATTTGTTCTTACAGTTATCGAAGAAAGCTGTTATAATGCTTCACGAATCTCACACCAGCCTGAACAGGAAGGGTAA